The Cloeon dipterum chromosome X, ieCloDipt1.1, whole genome shotgun sequence genome includes a window with the following:
- the lig gene encoding protein lingerer isoform X8, with product MSSVIRAGPRGGKGAAKSSSGDLTPSNKAQKTETTKTDTPKASDNVPKGKNKGQNNKEAHAPSSDRTAQIIKEGNKATAEQMRLAQIIDTRTEDPDMKNKIKQVMDATRKSEDEVCTALHDCDNDLDRAVNMLLEGSGTGEWETSGKKKKTRNQAGAVSSSRGEKSEGAARDRSEPGDSTVDRERSRTRGGGPPRMRGRGSSDSRGWRGRENKENEKNLQEEGGVKGESAPKRGAGRMANGPGRSGRGGRGGGRSGPRTFQGRGEKGGFPKSIETWDPHGDNEAETNANGADYGVGEWNDNFPVTEDWDNEEYTGSLADTKVFTPSTAPRPSAMEAVDAMDREMAAVVAKGLSGAASSLDTAASMLPQSLTTTPNKLTPAQSQYFSQLTQVAAANESLKAAVGVGASSTNGPKEPISYVSAVNSGGYAATAGNYQSSSPASYSATASYSATAYGGSNASYSSQIKNSAQSLPHQQKQTAPQSQQNLQSRPKVQRTRLPPPSKIPSSAVEMPGDATTAPGLDVQFGGLEFGSDSFELSKSTPESNSKYKTSSDLKQGSGGSGPPLDLSSMSLNSKGQQAQDNMTAYSSSAGAQTANAKDLSQTSLSAISHSQKLGGTDSMTFPAQVSDHKAQQQSGSYRPPVSSTGIESAKPDNLAYSNSNNTSSNYQSSYQKSYQSGSSYPSSGPASGYSSQVSSSQYPSGQTQGQSYSSGQSGYGGNQSFQSSSAPTTTYSQTSSTNTYHQSTGGNTYQAYPSIGQTVSAATSSTYNQQYPQSYITSGSGTAYTAANSTQYPGNYGSNGPTTTTSSLHSSSSVSASKMGSSMASSKDGQYDAPSSGTTSSSTTQASASQALGLTSTGQSSTASTKVTSSTAGVPPAMLSHQQQYIMGQGQVPYFNVQQPIYSFDDFQHQMLSSRVPMQTPGGYYDISSLTGRDSGMTSVAYSVSGDGRYTRTDNNSSPVPSTLSQQNATPTHQQPMLNPTTLPPGYAYFYGANVVPGSFQYSAPLYPLPTPATNTHAATNSTQYAKPAGYTGFGTSYDSLAGQGAADYSKSSSGYVNASSQGGQSGKGSVVGSGGTTGSATGSASDITSAMYGKPHPALGKVNSYDKQSYSAAPQPFSLPASQTGQIGAGATQYAPLFIPAMPQQMHQQLHQDSGTGSGQRSQTSSQQNKTSKQGYNTFWTQN from the exons GGCAAAAACAAAGGTCAAAATAACAAGGAGGCTCATGCACCATCGAGTGATCGTACCGCTCAGATCATCAAGGAGGGCAACAAG GCCACTGCGGAACAAATGAGACTTGCACAAATTATTGACACTCGAACTGAGGATCCAGacatgaaaaacaaaatcaagcaGGTTATGGACGCCACGCGCAAGTCGGAGGACGAAGTGTGCACCGCTTTGCATGACTGCGACAATGACCTGGACAGAGCAGTGAATATGCTGCTTGAGGGCTCTGGAACT GGTGAGTGGGAAACATctggaaagaaaaagaagactCGCAACCAAGCAGGTGCTGTTTCATCTTCTCGCGGAGAAAAGTCTGAAGGCGCTGCCAGGGATCGTAGCGAACCTGGTGATTCAACGGTCGACCGAGAGCGTTCCCGCACCAGAGGTGGTGGTCCTCCTCGAATGCGGGGCCGTGGCTCCTCAGACAGCCGTGGAT GGCGCGGTAGAGAGAACAAAGAGAATGAGAAGAACTTGCAGGAGGAGGGCGGTGTCAAGGGTGAATCAGCCCCTAAGCGGGGTGCCGGCAGAATGGCCAACGGGCCAGGAAGATCTGGCCGAGGTGGTAGGGGTGGCGGTCGATCGGGGCCTCGTACCTTCCAAGGCAGGGGGGAGAAGGGAGGCTTTCCCAAGTCGATAGAGACGTGGGACCCCCATGGGGACAACGAGGCTGAGACTAACGCTAATGGTGCTGACTACGGCGTGGGAGAGTGGAACGACAATTTCCCTGTGACTGAAGATTGGGATAACGAGGAATACACCGGCTCCCTGGCTGATACCAAGGTATTCACACCGAGCACAGCGCCGAGGCCGTCGGCCATGGAGGCGGTCGATGCCATGGACCGTGAGATGGCCGCTGTCGTGGCCAAAGGTCTGTCTGGCGCGGCGAGCAGCCTCGACACGGCGGCCAGTATGCTTCCGCAGTCGCTGACCACCACACCGAACAAGCTTACACCAGCACAATCTCAGTACTTCTCTCAACTGACCCAGGTGGCAGCGGCAAATGAATCCCTGAAGGCCGCTGTCGGAGTCGGCGCATCATCCACCAACGGGCCCAAGGAACCGATCTCGTATGTCTCCGCTGTCAACTCTGGTGGCTACGCGGCCACTGCTGGAAACTACCAGTCGTCTAGCCCTGCGTCATATTCGGCGACAG CATCTTACTCTGCAACAGCATACGGTGGCTCGAACGCCAGCTACAGCAGCCAAATTAAGAACTCAGCGCAGTCGCTGCCTCACCAGCAGAAACAGACGGCTCCCCAATCTCAACAAAACCTTCAGTCCAGACCAAAGGTGCAGCGTACAAGGCTTCCACCCCCTTCAAAA ATTCCATCCTCTGCTGTTGAGATGCCTGGCGACGCGACCACGGCTCCAGGGTTGGACGTGCAGTTCGGAGGACTCGAGTTTGGCTCAGATTCGTTTGAGCTCTCGAAGAGCACGCCAGAGTCGAATTCCAAGTACAAAACCTCATCCGACCTCAAACAGGGTTCCGGTGGTAGTGGGCCGCCGCTTGATCTTAGCAGCATGAGTTTGAACAGCAAGGGCCAACAGGCTCAAGATAACATGACTGCCTACTCGAGCTCGGCTGGAGCTCAGACTGCCAATGCCAAGGACCTGAGCCAGACCAGCTTGTCTGCCATCTCTCACAGTCAAAAG TTGGGAGGAACTGATTCCATGACATTCCCTGCGCAAGTAAGTGACCACAAGGCGCAGCAGCAGAGCGGCTCTTACCGGCCACCTGTCAGCTCAACTGGCATCGAGTCAGCCAAGCCGGACAACCTGGCTTACTCGAACAGCAACAACACGAGCTCCAACTACCAGAGCTCATACCAGAAGTCCTATCAGTCGGGGTCGAGCTACCCGTCGTCAGGGCCGGCGAGCGGCTACTCGTCTCAGGTTTCGTCCTCGCAGTACCCTAGCGGGCAGACGCAGGGCCAGTCGTACTCGAGCGGTCAATCGGGTTATGGAGGAAACCAATCGTTCCAGTCGTCGAGCGCCCCAACCACCACTTACAGCCAGACTAGCAGCACAAACACCTACCATCAGTCGACTGGTGGAAACACGTACCAGGCATACCCGTCGATAGGCCAGACCGTTTCGGCCGCCACTTCATCCACTTACAACCAGCAGTATCCGCAGAGCTACATTACCTCAGGATCTGGCACAGCGTACACCGCAGCCAACAGCACGCAGTACCCGGGCAACTACGGGAGCAACGGTCCAACCACCACCACGTCTTCTTTGCACAGCTCCAGTTCGGTCAGTGCCAGCAAAATGGGCTCCAGCATGGCGTCGTCCAAGGATGGACAG TATGATGCTCCCAGCAGCGGGACAACGTCAAGTTCTACAACGCAAGCCTCTGCTTCACAGGCCCTTGGTCTCACTTCCACTGGCCAGAGCAGCACAGCTAGCACCAAAGTTACAAGTTCAACTGCAG GTGTTCCACCAGCGATGCTTAGCCACCAGCAGCAGTACATCATGGGGCAGGGCCAGGTGCCGTACTTCAACGTGCAGCAGCCAATCTACAGCTTTGATGATTTCCAACACCAAATGCTTTCATCTCGGGTACCAATG CAGACGCCTGGTGGCTACTACGACATCAGCAGCCTTACTGGACGGGATAGTGGTATGACCAGTGTGGCTTATTCTGTGTCCGGCGACGGCAGGTACACCAGAACTGACAACAATTCCAGCCCAGTTCCTTCCACCCTTTCGCAACAG AACGCGACCCCGACCCACCAGCAGCCTATGCTCAATCCAACCACGCTGCCTCCTGGCTATGCTTACTTTTACGGAGCCAATGTTGTACCTGGAAGCTTCCAATACAGCGCACCCTTATATCCG TTGCCGACCCCCGCCACAAACACGCATGCTGCCACTAACAGCACGCAGTATGCAAAGCCAGCCGGCTACACGGGTTTTGGCACCAGCTATGACAGCCTGGCTGGCCAAGGTGCTGCTGACTACAGCAAGAGCAGCAGCGGCTATGTCAACGCCAGCAGTCAGGGAGGCCAGAGCGGCAAGGGTAGTGTGGTCGGTAGCGGAGGTACTACTGGCTCGGCCACTGGGTCTGCTTCAGATATTACGTCCGCCATGTACGGCAAGCCGCACCCTGCTCTCGGCAAAGTCAAT TCATACGATAAGCAAAGCTACTCAGCCGCGCCGCAGCCGTTCAGCTTGCCGGCTTCCCAGACAGGCCAGATCGGAGCGGGTGCCACGCAGTACGCTCCTCTCTTCATTCCAGCGATGCCTCAGCAGATGCATCAGCAACTGCATCAG GACTCTGGCACTGGCTCAGGACAGCGTTCGCAGACAAGTTCTCAGCAGAACAAGACTAGCAAGCAGGGATACAACACTTTCTGGACTCAGAATTAA
- the lig gene encoding protein lingerer isoform X3: MSSVIRAGPRGGKGAAKSSSGDLTPSNKAQKTETTKTDTPKASDNVPKGKNKGQNNKEAHAPSSDRTAQIIKEGNKATAEQMRLAQIIDTRTEDPDMKNKIKQVMDATRKSEDEVCTALHDCDNDLDRAVNMLLEGSGTGEWETSGKKKKTRNQAGAVSSSRGEKSEGAARDRSEPGDSTVDRERSRTRGGGPPRMRGRGSSDSRGWRGRENKENEKNLQEEGGVKGESAPKRGAGRMANGPGRSGRGGRGGGRSGPRTFQGRGEKGGFPKSIETWDPHGDNEAETNANGADYGVGEWNDNFPVTEDWDNEEYTGSLADTKVFTPSTAPRPSAMEAVDAMDREMAAVVAKGLSGAASSLDTAASMLPQSLTTTPNKLTPAQSQYFSQLTQVAAANESLKAAVGVGASSTNGPKEPISYVSAVNSGGYAATAGNYQSSSPASYSATASYSATAYGGSNASYSSQIKNSAQSLPHQQKQTAPQSQQNLQSRPKVQRTRLPPPSKIPSSAVEMPGDATTAPGLDVQFGGLEFGSDSFELSKSTPESNSKYKTSSDLKQGSGGSGPPLDLSSMSLNSKGQQAQDNMTAYSSSAGAQTANAKDLSQTSLSAISHSQKLGGTDSMTFPAQVSDHKAQQQSGSYRPPVSSTGIESAKPDNLAYSNSNNTSSNYQSSYQKSYQSGSSYPSSGPASGYSSQVSSSQYPSGQTQGQSYSSGQSGYGGNQSFQSSSAPTTTYSQTSSTNTYHQSTGGNTYQAYPSIGQTVSAATSSTYNQQYPQSYITSGSGTAYTAANSTQYPGNYGSNGPTTTTSSLHSSSSVSASKMGSSMASSKDGQYDAPSSGTTSSSTTQASASQALGLTSTGQSSTASTKVTSSTAGVPPAMLSHQQQYIMGQGQVPYFNVQQPIYSFDDFQHQMLSSRQTPGGYYDISSLTGRDSGMTSVAYSVSGDGRYTRTDNNSSPVPSTLSQQNATPTHQQPMLNPTTLPPGYAYFYGANVVPGSFQYSAPLYPLPTPATNTHAATNSTQYAKPAGYTGFGTSYDSLAGQGAADYSKSSSGYVNASSQGGQSGKGSVVGSGGTTGSATGSASDITSAMYGKPHPALGKVNSYDKQSYSAAPQPFSLPASQTGQIGAGATQYAPLFIPAMPQQMHQQLHQMEYRNQGRRSDSGTGSGQRSQTSSQQNKTSKQGYNTFWTQN; the protein is encoded by the exons GGCAAAAACAAAGGTCAAAATAACAAGGAGGCTCATGCACCATCGAGTGATCGTACCGCTCAGATCATCAAGGAGGGCAACAAG GCCACTGCGGAACAAATGAGACTTGCACAAATTATTGACACTCGAACTGAGGATCCAGacatgaaaaacaaaatcaagcaGGTTATGGACGCCACGCGCAAGTCGGAGGACGAAGTGTGCACCGCTTTGCATGACTGCGACAATGACCTGGACAGAGCAGTGAATATGCTGCTTGAGGGCTCTGGAACT GGTGAGTGGGAAACATctggaaagaaaaagaagactCGCAACCAAGCAGGTGCTGTTTCATCTTCTCGCGGAGAAAAGTCTGAAGGCGCTGCCAGGGATCGTAGCGAACCTGGTGATTCAACGGTCGACCGAGAGCGTTCCCGCACCAGAGGTGGTGGTCCTCCTCGAATGCGGGGCCGTGGCTCCTCAGACAGCCGTGGAT GGCGCGGTAGAGAGAACAAAGAGAATGAGAAGAACTTGCAGGAGGAGGGCGGTGTCAAGGGTGAATCAGCCCCTAAGCGGGGTGCCGGCAGAATGGCCAACGGGCCAGGAAGATCTGGCCGAGGTGGTAGGGGTGGCGGTCGATCGGGGCCTCGTACCTTCCAAGGCAGGGGGGAGAAGGGAGGCTTTCCCAAGTCGATAGAGACGTGGGACCCCCATGGGGACAACGAGGCTGAGACTAACGCTAATGGTGCTGACTACGGCGTGGGAGAGTGGAACGACAATTTCCCTGTGACTGAAGATTGGGATAACGAGGAATACACCGGCTCCCTGGCTGATACCAAGGTATTCACACCGAGCACAGCGCCGAGGCCGTCGGCCATGGAGGCGGTCGATGCCATGGACCGTGAGATGGCCGCTGTCGTGGCCAAAGGTCTGTCTGGCGCGGCGAGCAGCCTCGACACGGCGGCCAGTATGCTTCCGCAGTCGCTGACCACCACACCGAACAAGCTTACACCAGCACAATCTCAGTACTTCTCTCAACTGACCCAGGTGGCAGCGGCAAATGAATCCCTGAAGGCCGCTGTCGGAGTCGGCGCATCATCCACCAACGGGCCCAAGGAACCGATCTCGTATGTCTCCGCTGTCAACTCTGGTGGCTACGCGGCCACTGCTGGAAACTACCAGTCGTCTAGCCCTGCGTCATATTCGGCGACAG CATCTTACTCTGCAACAGCATACGGTGGCTCGAACGCCAGCTACAGCAGCCAAATTAAGAACTCAGCGCAGTCGCTGCCTCACCAGCAGAAACAGACGGCTCCCCAATCTCAACAAAACCTTCAGTCCAGACCAAAGGTGCAGCGTACAAGGCTTCCACCCCCTTCAAAA ATTCCATCCTCTGCTGTTGAGATGCCTGGCGACGCGACCACGGCTCCAGGGTTGGACGTGCAGTTCGGAGGACTCGAGTTTGGCTCAGATTCGTTTGAGCTCTCGAAGAGCACGCCAGAGTCGAATTCCAAGTACAAAACCTCATCCGACCTCAAACAGGGTTCCGGTGGTAGTGGGCCGCCGCTTGATCTTAGCAGCATGAGTTTGAACAGCAAGGGCCAACAGGCTCAAGATAACATGACTGCCTACTCGAGCTCGGCTGGAGCTCAGACTGCCAATGCCAAGGACCTGAGCCAGACCAGCTTGTCTGCCATCTCTCACAGTCAAAAG TTGGGAGGAACTGATTCCATGACATTCCCTGCGCAAGTAAGTGACCACAAGGCGCAGCAGCAGAGCGGCTCTTACCGGCCACCTGTCAGCTCAACTGGCATCGAGTCAGCCAAGCCGGACAACCTGGCTTACTCGAACAGCAACAACACGAGCTCCAACTACCAGAGCTCATACCAGAAGTCCTATCAGTCGGGGTCGAGCTACCCGTCGTCAGGGCCGGCGAGCGGCTACTCGTCTCAGGTTTCGTCCTCGCAGTACCCTAGCGGGCAGACGCAGGGCCAGTCGTACTCGAGCGGTCAATCGGGTTATGGAGGAAACCAATCGTTCCAGTCGTCGAGCGCCCCAACCACCACTTACAGCCAGACTAGCAGCACAAACACCTACCATCAGTCGACTGGTGGAAACACGTACCAGGCATACCCGTCGATAGGCCAGACCGTTTCGGCCGCCACTTCATCCACTTACAACCAGCAGTATCCGCAGAGCTACATTACCTCAGGATCTGGCACAGCGTACACCGCAGCCAACAGCACGCAGTACCCGGGCAACTACGGGAGCAACGGTCCAACCACCACCACGTCTTCTTTGCACAGCTCCAGTTCGGTCAGTGCCAGCAAAATGGGCTCCAGCATGGCGTCGTCCAAGGATGGACAG TATGATGCTCCCAGCAGCGGGACAACGTCAAGTTCTACAACGCAAGCCTCTGCTTCACAGGCCCTTGGTCTCACTTCCACTGGCCAGAGCAGCACAGCTAGCACCAAAGTTACAAGTTCAACTGCAG GTGTTCCACCAGCGATGCTTAGCCACCAGCAGCAGTACATCATGGGGCAGGGCCAGGTGCCGTACTTCAACGTGCAGCAGCCAATCTACAGCTTTGATGATTTCCAACACCAAATGCTTTCATCTCGG CAGACGCCTGGTGGCTACTACGACATCAGCAGCCTTACTGGACGGGATAGTGGTATGACCAGTGTGGCTTATTCTGTGTCCGGCGACGGCAGGTACACCAGAACTGACAACAATTCCAGCCCAGTTCCTTCCACCCTTTCGCAACAG AACGCGACCCCGACCCACCAGCAGCCTATGCTCAATCCAACCACGCTGCCTCCTGGCTATGCTTACTTTTACGGAGCCAATGTTGTACCTGGAAGCTTCCAATACAGCGCACCCTTATATCCG TTGCCGACCCCCGCCACAAACACGCATGCTGCCACTAACAGCACGCAGTATGCAAAGCCAGCCGGCTACACGGGTTTTGGCACCAGCTATGACAGCCTGGCTGGCCAAGGTGCTGCTGACTACAGCAAGAGCAGCAGCGGCTATGTCAACGCCAGCAGTCAGGGAGGCCAGAGCGGCAAGGGTAGTGTGGTCGGTAGCGGAGGTACTACTGGCTCGGCCACTGGGTCTGCTTCAGATATTACGTCCGCCATGTACGGCAAGCCGCACCCTGCTCTCGGCAAAGTCAAT TCATACGATAAGCAAAGCTACTCAGCCGCGCCGCAGCCGTTCAGCTTGCCGGCTTCCCAGACAGGCCAGATCGGAGCGGGTGCCACGCAGTACGCTCCTCTCTTCATTCCAGCGATGCCTCAGCAGATGCATCAGCAACTGCATCAG ATGGAGTATAGGAACCAGGGCAGACGCTCG GACTCTGGCACTGGCTCAGGACAGCGTTCGCAGACAAGTTCTCAGCAGAACAAGACTAGCAAGCAGGGATACAACACTTTCTGGACTCAGAATTAA